One Lactobacillus crispatus DNA segment encodes these proteins:
- the ftsA gene encoding cell division protein FtsA codes for MENSNLLVGLDIGTTSVKAVVADSGKVIGAVTTPNSGMRHGQIVDIDQTASAISRALKGVAEKTNAKIYSVVTGIPVGMLQLETATGFANVGEQGQEVNNDDVKRTIRSAIHSAAKDDREAITFLPSRFLIDGKTEVDDPRKMIARSLGVSGILLTAPTSPLHNIKKAIERAGYHNNFFVPTPLAISSVALNESEKTFGSVIIDLGGGVSTATVIKNGQIKYANIDLEGGSDITNDISAVLSISKKDAEQIKLDYGFADPQFASKNDKFAINSVGANSQQMVDEVYLSEIINARLEQILTRLGKGLVKHNALKQPGGIVITGGSSLLQGIDSLTANGLNVKARIYEPDQIGMRNPIYTAAYGIVHYSYKMSEVDYLVNGVIYGFGEPAVEDPVSQPKSTKISKSTTSNSESEAKEAYNRSKMSARTESAPDDENNTKQEKTNSLKSFFKKFFD; via the coding sequence TTGGAGAATTCAAATCTTTTAGTGGGTTTAGATATAGGAACCACAAGTGTAAAAGCCGTTGTTGCAGATTCTGGTAAGGTTATCGGTGCAGTTACAACGCCAAATTCAGGAATGCGACACGGTCAAATAGTAGATATTGATCAAACTGCTAGTGCAATTAGTCGTGCATTAAAAGGTGTAGCAGAAAAAACAAACGCCAAGATTTATAGTGTAGTTACAGGAATTCCGGTAGGGATGTTACAACTGGAAACTGCAACTGGTTTTGCTAATGTTGGTGAACAAGGGCAAGAAGTAAATAATGATGATGTAAAAAGAACGATTAGATCTGCGATTCATTCAGCAGCTAAGGATGATCGTGAAGCAATTACATTTTTGCCGAGTCGCTTTTTGATTGATGGTAAAACTGAAGTTGATGATCCAAGAAAAATGATTGCACGTTCCTTGGGTGTTAGTGGAATTTTATTAACTGCACCTACTAGTCCTTTGCACAATATCAAGAAGGCTATTGAAAGAGCCGGTTATCATAATAATTTCTTTGTGCCAACGCCTTTAGCAATTTCAAGTGTAGCATTGAATGAAAGTGAAAAAACTTTTGGTTCGGTAATTATCGATCTTGGTGGTGGCGTAAGTACGGCAACTGTTATTAAAAATGGCCAAATTAAGTATGCCAACATCGATTTAGAAGGCGGAAGCGATATTACTAATGATATCTCTGCTGTTTTAAGTATTTCGAAAAAGGACGCTGAACAAATTAAGTTGGACTATGGATTTGCGGATCCACAATTTGCCTCAAAAAACGATAAATTTGCTATTAATAGTGTTGGTGCAAATAGTCAGCAAATGGTTGACGAAGTATATCTTAGTGAAATTATTAATGCACGCTTAGAACAAATTTTGACTCGTTTAGGAAAAGGTTTAGTTAAGCATAATGCATTGAAGCAACCAGGTGGTATTGTGATTACAGGTGGTAGTAGCCTATTACAAGGAATTGATAGTCTGACTGCTAATGGGTTAAATGTTAAGGCCCGAATTTATGAACCAGATCAAATTGGTATGCGTAATCCGATTTATACAGCTGCTTATGGTATCGTCCACTATTCATATAAGATGTCTGAAGTTGACTATCTTGTTAATGGCGTAATCTATGGTTTTGGTGAACCCGCTGTGGAAGACCCCGTTTCTCAGCCAAAAAGTACCAAGATTTCTAAAAGTACGACTTCTAATAGTGAAAGTGAAGCCAAAGAAGCTTATAATAGAAGCAAAATGTCTGCCAGAACAGAATCTGCGCCAGACGATGAAAATAATACTAAGCAAGAAAAAACTAATAGCTTGAAGAGTTTCTTTAAGAAATTCTTTGATTAA